One Primulina eburnea isolate SZY01 chromosome 4, ASM2296580v1, whole genome shotgun sequence genomic window, TACGTTTTCCACGTGCAAGTACTTCTAAAACTTCTTGTCCCTTTGAATTTTTGCATGTGGATATTTGGGAACCCTTCAAAACACCAATATACAATGGAGAAAGGTATTTTCTTACCACAGTTGATTTTTTTCATAGGGGAACTTGGGTATTTTTGATGCATTTCAAGCTTGATGTCTTACGCATTCTTAAGAATTTTTTCTTGCTCATACGAAATCAATTCAGCTTGTCAGCTAAAGTTATTTGCACTGATAATGTATATGATTTCTTTAAGATGGAATGCACGGTTTTGTTTCAATCTCTTGGCATAGTACACCAAAGTTCTTGTCCATACACACCACAACAAAATGGTATTGTGGAACGTAAGCATCGACACATCTTAAACATAGCTAGGGCCTTGAGATTTCAGTCATCCCTTCCATTAAAGTTTTGGGGTGATTGTGTTTTGACAGTGGTCTACTTAATTAACCGCACTCCTACTCCTTTCTTAGAAAACAAAACACCACGTGAAATCTTATTTCATAAGGTTCCATCATTTGATCACCTCCGAGTGTTAGGTTGTTTGTGTTATGCTACCAATCTAACTATTCAACACAAACTGTCCCCTAGAGCTTTATCATGTGTATTATTGGGATATTCGAATACACAAAAGGGATATAAGTTGTTCAACCTTCACAACAATAAGATACTCTTCTTGAGAGATGTGGTGTTTCGTGAGGGAGTGTTTCCCTTTTTTGAGCCTACCCAACAGCCTCCCATCTTTCCCCATGATCCTATCGTTGATCATGATCAAATTTCATCTTATCAACCTGTTGTTCCTGAACCAAACCTCCCACTTCCTCGAAGATCATCTAGACTCACAACACCACCTATTTGGACTAAAGACTACATCGGTCCCACCTTGCCACACAGTCATTTAGCCAAGTCCAACTATCTTATCTCAGATTATTTTACATATTCGAGATTCCATCCAGCTTATCAAATTTTTTTGGCATCCATTTCTTCTGAAAAGGAACCTCAATACTATCATGAAGCTATAACTGATCCTAGGTGGAAAAAGGCTATGGATTTGGAACTTACAGCCCTTGAATCTAATCATACTTGGGATGTTGTTACCCTTCCTGCCAACAAGAAAGCAATAGGATGTAAATGGATATACAAAATTAAACACAAACCTGATGGCACCGTGGATAGATTCAAGGCAAGGCTCGTGGCAAAGGGATATACACAACAACAAGGCATTGACTATCACAACACATTTTCACCCACGGCTAAGATTGTGACCATCAGATGTATGTTGAGCCTGGCAGCGGTTAGGTACTGGAATTTACACCAAATGGATGTCACGAATGCGTTTCTTCAAGGATATTTAGATGAGGAAGTATATATGGATCTACCTTTGGGTTATAGAAAACAGGGGGAGTCCAAAGTTTTCTTGCTAAAGAAATCATTATATGGCTAAAAGAGGCTTCGAGAGAGTGGAATCATAAGTTCTCCAGCATCATGAAAGCTGCTGGTTGTGTTCAGTCGCAACATGACCACTCTTTGTTTATTAAACAAACTGCTGGTTGCATAATCTTATTGCTTGTGTATGTCGATGACATCATAATAACAGGTGATAATGATGCTTCTATCGAGGAGCTGAAGACCTTTCTTCATTCTAGGATACACCTCAAGGATTTAGGTCAATTACGATATTTCTTAGGGATTGAGATTGCCCGATCTCGTGATGGAATCTTCCTGTGTCAATGCAAATACACATTGGAGTTAATTTCTGAAATGGGTTTGAGTGGTGCTAAACCATGCGCTACACCTATGGAGCAAAACCTCATACTCACCACTCGTGAACTTGATCATGTTATTCAACAAGAAACTTCATTAAAAAATGTTGATAACTTGCTGCTGGATTCTAGTATGTATAAGTGAATTGTGGGAAAGTTTATATATCTCACTGTCACTAGACCCGATCTCTGCTATGTGGTGCAGAATCTAAGTCAATTCCTACATTCACCCAAGAAATCTCATATGGCAGCGGCTATTTGAGTTGTGAGGTACCTCAAAGCCACGCCTGGTTCGAGTATCTTGTTATCTGCTCACAGTGCTCTTTCCTTATCAGCATACTGCGATTCTGATTGGGTTGCATGCCCTATGTCTCGAAGATCACTAACAGGCTATTGTGTAAAAGCTAGGAGATTCGTTGGTGTCATGGAAGACTAAGAAACAAAGCACCGTTTCTCGTTCATCTGCTGAAGTGGAGTATAGGTCGATGTCTACTACTTCATGTGAAATTGTATAGATTATTGGAATACTTCGAGATATGGGAATATGCATTACAGAACCAGCTATTTTGTATTGTGATAACATGGGACCCACTTTATCACGAGCGAACGAAAGACATTGAAATCGATTGCCATTTGATACGCGAAAAGATTCAAGCCAAACTACTCAAAACTTATTATGTTCGTACAAGTGATCAGCTTGCGGATATTTTCACCAAGAGCTTGGGAAAGGATCAACACACATACTTAATGTCCAAGATTGGTGTTTTAAATCTCCACCAATCTTGAGGGAGAGTATTAGTTAGTATTTGTTAATTAGTGTTGGTCAttaatatacacacacataggCATAAAGTTTTATAAGAAATAACACGCTTTTCTTCTTGTATATAAACTCTGTAAAGTTACAAGCCATTACataaaatttgagaaataaAGTGAGACGGTTTTCCCTCCACATCGTTGTATTCAACAGTCTTTACTGTTAGACTCGTAGGGAATGTCACTCTACTTGATCGATAGTGTGTATATCATATATCTATTAAAATACAACTGTACTAATAACactacaaataaaaaaatttggttCAAAATCAATATATTTAGTAGTTGATAAATACCTtattgaaaaaagaaaaatcatgCCAGAATATTTGAACATGGATGATAATATTTTGAAACTATCTACAGACtcatgtattaaaaaaaatagaataacCTGACAAAATAAGAGGACCTAAATTTTACTCTGCATTTGATGCAGCTTCAGCTTCAATTGATCCCTCAGCACTCTCCGGAGTAACTTATTCGATGCAGTTCGAGGAAACTCTGCCACAATGTTCACAAAGCTCACCTACTCGAAAAAAAAACACGGATTCTCTCTGTTAGAATCTTACCATTTTAAACTCGCGGAGACTCGAAAAACCGTTGTGAGTGCTGATTGACTGAATGGATTTGTTTATAACCTAAGAAAAAGTAGAAGGAACAACCGAATAGATAGATTCAAGAATTCAGAGAAGTGGAGAAAATGGTATTTGCGAAAAAGAGGAGGCATCCAGATAAAGTTTGTAGTGATGCCATGGTTCAAGTGGCATTCTGACTTTGACTCCAGATTAGTTTAATGAGCAGTCGGACAAACAAGAATCTAACTAATTGCTGCCCATGTATCTATTACACGAATGAACATAACCTAGAGAGCATCAAGGGGAAAAAGAAGCAAGGAAAATCTTGAACACAAACCTTGAACAATGGGTTAAGATGGGTCTGTATGGCTCTTGAGAGTTTCATCTTAAGCACATCCGGTCCAATACTGAAGCCCGTTTTCAGTACCACAAATAAACAAAGTTGCTCAGGACCACCATTCTCTGGTGCAAAGCTTATTGCAGCGGTTTCCAGGATGCTTTCATCAGCCCCGGTTGCAAACACGCTCGATTTCAACTGAACTCGTCTGCAGATAATGAATCAGTTTATGCTATTTATGCTCGCTCATTTAGCAACACTCAGCAAAAACATGAGAACAACAAAATGATGGTATAAGCTAAGAAGAATGAGCTTGTTTAAGCCAGATCAAAACTTAATAAAGAACCGATACATCACGAAGGTGAAATTTGAGGAATTAGATACCTTGATGCCCCCAAGGTTCATGGTGTCATCAGCTCTTCCCTGCACCACCAGATATCCACCAATAGTTCTTTTTATTACATCACCATGTCTCCTAAGTTGCTGGATATTATTAAGGGTGCACACATACATAAGAGAATTCCGTCAGTCATTAGTTTTAGCCAATTGGCTTAGTGGAGAAGGCTACCCTGCTTTTCAATCTCCTAAATGAAAACAGCTCACAGCAAATCGAATGGTATAGTGTCTAAAATATCATACTTTCTGATGTTTGAACTCAACATACATTGAAAGAGCATATAGAATCATTTACAGCTACTGAGCTGAAGAAAGCCAAATAGATACGCGTTCAAATTATAATATCAGTGCATAGAAAAAAACACAAAAGGATATTTAAAATAGCATAATATATCTTAATCccaaatttatttaaagataATTAAAAATCTGCATCTGAGTTGCATGCGACcactttttataaaaatttaagtgAAAAACAAGGCTAGCTTACCATTCCTTTGTACTTTGGCATACCCTTGAAGTAAACTTCCTCATGATCAGCATTCAGCAATCTATCCGTTGCTCCCATATAAATAGGAAACAAAGCTACTTCACCAACGCATGGATGATCATGTGGCTGTCAACAAAAAAATAATGAGAAAACTCTTTAGGGGCTTTGTTCAAGATGTTCTGAGGAGAATgtgttaaattttaattaaaaatccatgaaaAATTGAGTAAAGGAAACCATTATAATATAGGCCTTAAAACCAGACATGAAGCAAGTTATAATTCATTATAAGGTGTATGGTAGCCAAAGAATAAATTATTACATAAGGGAGACCACTTTCACTAAGAATAACAAATCCTGTGCCCATTGAGGCAGAGCTAAATGCCCCAAAGGCTTGTGGTTGCAAAAGGTTTCCAACAATGTAACTAGATGAGAGCTCTGTGCCTCCACAACATTCAATGATTGGATTATAAAAGGCCTTCGACGAGAGCCAGAGGTCATCATCAATGCTGGAGGCTTCCCCAGTAGAACAAAATAACCTGGCAAATGTGGTAGTATCACAATCAGTCAACGTAAAAATTATATGATATTGAAGGTTTAAATTGAAAATTACTTGATCTTTGTCCAGTCCAGGTCTTCCATACAATTTGTGCTCTTCCAGGTCTTCACCATGCTAGGAACGGTTCCTAAAATAGTGACACCTGCATCCTGGAAGTGCATGAAGTGCAAAACAAAGTATGTTAAGGATTTTCATCGACTCTGTGAGTTACAGTGATGTCAAAATATCACCATATATTTAGTGTCCAATAGTTTTAACAAAatgaaattattataaaaactcCAGGAACCATCCTCGTTAACAGTCTTCAATCCCTTTGCTTGAAGAATtttcatttgatttattgatagccTTCAATATTGGCAAATACCAACATACGAGCAGAAACTAAATATGAACGCAAATTTCTTGCTTGTATAACACGATAGAAGTACTACCTGGATGAACTTCCCAAACCCATAACCCATAGGAGATCCATGATAAAGTGCCAGAGTTGCACCAGCTAGGAAACATGAATAGAGTAAAATAGGTCCCATAACCCAACCTAAATTAGTTGGCCAACAAAAGACATCTCCAGCTTGAACATCACAATGTGCCCATGAATCAGCGGCACATCGAATAGAAGAAAGCTGAGTCCATGGTATCGCTTTTGGATCTCCTGTTGGAAGGTGAAAATGGAATCAATATATTTTGAAAACTTAAGAGAGTAACATACTGCAACTAGCTTGTAAAGAGTTGCCTACCAGTGGTACCAGATGAAAACAGTATATTGGTGACAGAGTCTATGGGCAGGTAAACTGGTTGATAGGACCTGCCAAGGGAAATGATATTTTAACCCtctacataattttttttaaaaaaagtctgcaacttaaaacttcaaCCGTTGCATACAATGCATTTTTATTCACACCACTACCAACCAAATTTCTTTATATTACCTAGGTAGATTAAAATCACTTGAAAGGAAAGCTATCCAAGAGGAATCTTGATCTCTTAATTGAACAGCTACCTCTTTTCCAGTTGCAGGAATCACCACAACTCTATCTGGAAAGGCTTCTACTACTCGACTGCACAGATATGTAAGGTTATTCAGTTGATGACATCAATGGACACAAAGGCATCTCAAAGAATATATCGCAAATTAAAGTTTACATAAACATCAGATGAGCCAAGTCTGTCAGAGTGTTTTCAAACAGAAAGTATACAAAATAGAGCTCTTTCACCACTCTCTCCCAAGTGAGATGAGGTTCAGCCTAAACAGCCCAATCGACACTCTGAACAGCAACTTTTTCTAAGTTTAATATCTTAAAAAATAATTCTCGCCAATCAAATGTTTTGCAGATTTCGCTGTACTTTCACAACAGTTTTCAAGGAATTCCATGTTTTACCTTAAATGAGTTTCACAAATAAAAttatgtttctaagcaagtagTTCTCTACCAAGTCAAACATCAATTCTTTGAAGTTATTGGATCGCTTGTGAGGAAAAAAATTGAAAGCATCACTCATAAAAGACAGTATGAAAAAATATACTAGCCTATTTGTCCCCTTGATCTCAAAGTCACTGTTGATAGAAAGGAGCTCTACTAGAAAATCGGGAAACCATAAACATGGATATTAGCAgcttatccatgaaaaatacagccatgaaatattttaaaatatggtatagCATGCATTTACCTGTATAAAGGAAATCTCCGTCGTCCTCGTATTATAAAATCCTAAATATGAAATTAGAATACgatcaaaaataagaaaagtaTGTGCTACGCAAAGCTCTAATGAGCTAGTAGATATTTTACACTGAACCGGAAAGGGCGGAAGAGCATAAAGACACCAGTCATGGCAAAGGATAAAGATAGGTTTGACCTTTTGAGTAATACATTTCATGGGATAGATCCACTTGTCACacagataaaattttaattaacatTGTGGCAATTATCAACCAATCATCTTTCCAACACACCCACACAATGGCATGTTTTTGTTTTGAACCTAATACATAGTATTCATGACAACAATTGAACTGATCCATTATGGCTGTTCCTCTTTTTCACCCCCAAAAACCCAGTCTCCAGGTTGATGTAAATCAAGTGTTTATTTCTGTGCACCACTGCAAGTGAAAAAAGATTGTAGGAAAAACTGATCAAGTATTTCATATTGGAATCCTTCCCATTCATCAACCTTAGCAAATAAAATACTTGCTGATATTAGTAGCCACCTGAGTGAAAATCACATTCGCCTTGGATACACGCAGACGAGTCGCAATTTCTTTGGGTGCAAAGCTGTCAGCAATTGATACAACAACAAACCCAGCAAGTACAATTGCCAAGTATATAATAACAGCAGTAGCAGTCATTGGCATGTCAATGGCTATAGCATCACCCTTGCTGAATGTTGCATCCAGTGCATTTGCTACCAACCTAGCCAAGGTAAATTTGTCGCATGAGAGTGAAGAAAGTACGCGAATAGTCACACGATTCAGAAGACTTCAAGACAAAAAAAGTAAACTCGCATCTGTTCAGATGATATTCTGTTATAGTAGGTATCCAGCTAGCCAACTTGTGACTTGAGCTTTATTGATTTCGATGTAAAAATAATCTTCATTTTAATAATAGTTTACGGTTTTATCCAATTATTGCATTTACTTTATATGCATATTCATGCAAACTACATagattaaaattttgaatacATAATAGGTATGAGTCTGTTtctcaacgtaagatcatgaaactcattaagaaGTGTACCATATATTCTAAAAAagttcctagtcgaatcagtcacctaaaacaaggataaaagtCGCTTAAACTtcagactagcatctgtgatgtaaacatcatgtttcattgataaGGGCATGAAGATGTCCACTTATACATATTGGTGATCATTTGATGATTCATTAAACAACCCTCTCTCGGACCTACCCAAatggttatcacttatcgagCGGAATAGTCCGCGATTATGGTTGTACGCCATTAGTCTTTTGACCCGGGATAATGTAGAGGCTTTACATACTAACATGCACTTTAAtctgtttaccgactccattgaaggtcatcaggtgacgaggttgggtgtaatttcgaaataagtaggagcaaatgcattgtagtcaaaGATTTATCGTTTGCCTATGGGTTAAGATAtcctgatgagttaatagtgcaaggaatCTTTGGCCAGAGCAAGACATGTGTATTTTGGAAAGGTGTTTCCTCAGTTGCACATATCTTGTcactattagtactcaaagataCATCTCATCGTTATcgattcatatgcaactctcgatataccaatgattGCTGATTCGATCGGTATATACGAGTTGAAAGGACCGTTTTGTACACTAACCATGACTTAAGGTTCTTGCAggtactatcagtgatacctagaggATCATAGATCGATGGTACTAGATGCTCTTACCCTGAACCGATGGGTGAATCAAAAATGGGTTCTAAAATTCTTAATCAAAgtattgatgaaaagaatgtggCTAGTTAGGGTAAACCCaattaagaataaatgttattctgaatcatatGGAGATATAAACTCATGGCTAGTTGTATCCCTAAACCATTTAGAGTCACACGAGTATTGAATTCTGTGTTCCCGTCGCAAAAGttaaatttcaaggagttgaatttgccCACTGTGGAGATCAAACA contains:
- the LOC140830901 gene encoding LOW QUALITY PROTEIN: probable CoA ligase CCL12 (The sequence of the model RefSeq protein was modified relative to this genomic sequence to represent the inferred CDS: deleted 1 base in 1 codon) — its product is MGKSISGVGVEDLVGAGLKIREAKEFELELRDAVINGGLNPKEVWRSITARKLLKPWHPHALHQLIYYSVYYDYDESIHGPPLYWFPSPHQSRRTNLGRLMESHGSRLLGALYKDPVTSFRQFQQFSVQHPEIYWSTILKELSIEFSVPPKRILDTSNKSKHGGTWLPGSVLNIANCCLQPRNLWKEQDDSFAIVWRTEGYDDLNVEHMTLKELREQVMLVANALDATFSKGDAIAIDMPMTATAVIIYLAIVLAGFVVVSIADSFAPKEIATRLRVSKANVIFTQDFIIRGRRRFPLYSRVVEAFPDRVVVIPATGKEVAVQLRDQDSSWIAFLSSDFNLPRSYQPVYLPIDSVTNILFSSGTTGDPKAIPWTQLSSIRCAADSWAHCDVQAGDVFCWPTNLGWVMGPILLYSCFLAGATLALYHGSPMGYGFGKFIQDAGVTILGTVPSMVKTWKSTNCMEDLDWTKIKLFCSTGEASSIDDDLWLSSKAFYNPIIECCGGTELSSSYIVGNLLQPQAFGAFSSASMGTGFVILSESGLPYPHDHPCVGEVALFPIYMGATDRLLNADHEEVYFKGMPKYKGMQLRRHGDVIKRTIGGYLVVQGRADDTMNLGGIKTSSVEIERVCNRADESILETAAISFAPENGGPEQLCLFVVLKTGFSIGPDVLKMKLSRAIQTHLNPLFKVSFVNIVAEFPRTASNKLLRRVLRDQLKLKLHQMQSKI